The stretch of DNA AAAGGTGCCCCCATAGACTACTCAAATCTAAGGGTGTTTGGTTGCATGGCCTATGCTCACATCAAAAGAGACAAGCTTGAGCCTCGAGCAGTAAAATGCATCTTCATTGGATATCCTAATGCAGTGAAAGGATATAAGATGTGGAATCTAGAAGATAAAGGTCCCAGGTGCTTTATTTCGAGGGATATAATATTTGATGAAGGAAAAATGGGATATATCCAACATAAAGAAACATCAAATCCTTCAAGTGAACTTTCCTTGGAAACACAGATTGAGGTGGAGAATTCTGAAAATACAAATGAAGTTCCTCAAGATTCTACGAATACTGATCATGGAGAAGATCCAATACAGACTGAATTAATCACTGGTAAAGACAATGACTCTTATATGCTCACAAGGGACAGAAAGAAACGAGAAATAAAACCACATCAGCGATTTGGACATGCAGATATGATTTCATTTGCACTAAATATAGCAGAGCGGATAGATTACTCAGAGCCAACCTCCTATAGAGAAGCTATAACCTGTCAACAGAAGAacaagtggcttgaagctatgAATGAAGAATTGAACTCATTAAACAAGAACAAAACATGGGAGCTAGTTAACAGACCTAAGGGACAAAGAGTGGTGGGATGCAAGTGGATATTCAAGCTTAAAGACTCTGGATTAAGACAGGAAGGAGTACAATATAAAGCCAGGTTAGTGGCAAAAGGATACACACAGGTGGAAGGCATTGATTTCAACGAAATCTATTCACCTGTTGTCAAACATGCTTCCATCAGAATCTTGCTGGCATTGGTCACTCAATTTGATATGGAATTAGAGCAACTTGATGTTAAAACATCATTCCTGCACGGAAATTTGGAAGAAACCATATTCATGGAACAACCGGAGGGTTTTAGTACCTCTGAAAATGAAGGAAAGGTGTGTCTGTTAAAGAAATCtctatatggtctcaagcaaaGTCCCAGGCAATGGTATAAACGGTTTGATGAGTTCATGATACAAATACACTTTGTGAGAAGTAACTTTGATAGCTGTGTGTACATGAGAAGTGACAGAAATCAACCCAAGATCTTCCTGCTCCTCTATGTGGATGACATGCTTGTAGCAAGTAAAAGCCGAACTGATTTACAAGCACTCAAGAAAACATTAAGCTCTGAGTTTGAAATGAAGGAACTAGGAGAAGCAAGAAGAATACTTGggatgaatatcgatagggacAGGGGAAATGCAACCTTGTTCCTAAACCAAAGCTAATATATAAAGAAGGTACTTCAAAGAGCTAGGATTCTGGAATCAAAACAAGTAAGTACACCGATTGGCCAACACTTCAAATTATCTACTGATCACTCTCCAAGCAGTAAGGAAGAGGAGGAAAACATGAAGAATAAACCCTATGCCAATGGGGTAGGGAGCATAATGTATAGCATGGTATGCAGCAGACCAGATCTCGCATATGCTATGAGCGTGGAATCACGGTTTATGGCTAACCCAGGAGAATTACATTGGGAGGCATTGAAGTGGACCATGAGATATTTGAAAGGAACTTCAAACTTGGGACTGATGTTCAGACAGCAGACGAATGAGAAACAACCACTTGTTGGATTCGTGGACTCAGATTATGCTGGAAACTTGGATACGAGGAAGTCACTCACTGGATTCATCTTCACGCTCCATGGAACTGCTATCAGGTGGAAAGCTACTCTCCAACCAGTTGTTGCCTTGTCTACAACCGAAGCAGAGTATGTAGCACTTACAGAAGGAATAAAAGAGGCTATGTGGCTCAAAGGAATACTAGAAGAACTTGGGATTACACAACAGTGGGTAGCAGTCCACTGTGATAACCAAGGAGCTATACACCTTACAAAACACCAAGTTTTTCATGACAGATGCAAGCAAATTGACATCAAACTACACTTTGTAAGGGACATCACGACAAAGGGCCTGGTTAAAGTAGAGAAAATCTCAACACATGAGAACCCTGCTGATATGATGACAAAGGCGATGCCACAAGCTAAGTTTAAGCATTGCTTGAACTTGGTTAATGTGGTGGAGTCTAAATAACCCAAGGAGTATTGGAGAACAGCCTGTATTTGGAAGACAAGGTGGAGATTGTTGAGGGAAGTGTCTCCCAAATGATCGGCACGTGAGGGCCCGGTGACTGAGATGAGCCAAGGATGTGGAAAGGAGTTATTGACGGTTGCAACCACTCAACAACCAAGAAGTACCAGAAGTAAAGGAGGGAAAGCTTGAGTTGggtcaatatatatatacatatcataGTGGCTCTcggagagaaaaaaaaagagaagagaGGTAGTCAAGAGTGAACGGTCCTACAGTCATAAAGAGGGAAGAAGACTAAGTGTAGATACACGAGAATAGAGACTTGTATAAAGAAGTGTCTGTGAGAGTGTGTGGAAAAGGGTTCCTTTGTAATTTCCATTTTTGTATCTTGGCTGTGATAAATAAAAAGCAACAGGTTGTTCTCCCGTGGACGTAAGCCGAACCACGTAATCTTCGGTGTATTCCAAGCTTTCTTGAATTgctgcatgtgtgctagatatCGAAATCATCTTGAGTAAATTGTTAATTCTGGTTAAACAACATTAACTTTTGTTGAAAGACATGTTATGTATCCTCGACTTTTGGCCAATTCCTGCCAGACATTAATATCAGATTATCCGTCCAATCTAGAGCAAGAAACATATTTTATTGACTGAAATTTGTGCAAGTTAGTTAAAAACAGGCTCAATCTGGTAAAATCCCTTCTATACTAAACTACCTGGAACTGATATCTATTGAATATTTGCAAAGCTTATTAGCAGTCAACACGACTTGCTAATTAAAAACACACATCTTTACACAGAGGTCGACTATTACTTCAAATGTTGCTCTTTCCGCCAAAGAACTTGGTTAGATTTGGTATAATCTGTTTTCTCCTCTTTACTCTGAAAGATGGCACTCTAGAAGCATTATGATCGGTTGTAGCTGATATTCTTCGAGACTTCACTGAAGCATTATGATCTTTTGTAGCTGATATTCTTCGAGGCGTCACCGAAGCATTATGATCTGCTGTAGCTGATATTCTTCCAGACATTGCTTTTTTTCCAGGTGACATTCTAAAGCTTCGGTTCATTGATTTCCTTCGAAGAGCATTCGCAGGCCGCAAGATTTCAGGTTCCATACTTTTTGCAGACTTTTGCCTTATGTGCCCCAATTCTTTCTCCACAACTTTCTTTGCACTCAATAACCGCTCTGTTTTGCGAACCTCCCGTTCTTCCTGTACTTTAAGCTCCCTAGATTCTCTTCGTGATAGCTCGgttttaatcatgatctcttTCTCACATGCTTTTAGAGCTTCAATCCAAGCATGAGCTGCCGAAACTTTCTTGTCTGCAATTTCCTTGGCCCCAATGGCGCTCCCTATGAGGTACTCGTATTCAAATTTGGAAATTGTGATGGTTGAGCCTCGTTTTGAGGCTGAAGCACGATTTCTAATTGTAATCTCAATTTGTGCTTCTAGATTATCGAGGGCCTTGGATTCTGATGCTTTGATGGCTTTAAGATCTTGAAGGGCCGCCTGTAGCCTTTCCTCTGCTAACTCTATCTCCATTTCAGTTTTCTGAACATCTGCTTTTATGATCTCTGTTTCTTCGCTGATTAGCGATAGTTCATTCTTGGCCTTTTCGGATTCAGATTTAAGCTGTTCAAGGGTAAGTGATAGATTCGATACAATAGAGTTCGCCTTATATTCGGCCACGGATGTTGCTTCTAGCTTTGTTTTAGCTTTTAGAAGCTTTGAATGGAGATTCGGAATTATCACTTCTGTTTTCTGCTCGCTTTTCTTTACTCGAGCTGTTTCTTCCATAACATGCCTTAGCTCATTCCTCACAACATCCATGGAAGTCATAAACCGAAAACTATCATCTCTAACAGAAGCCAATTCCTTCTTTGTAGCCTCTAACTCTTTTGTGATGGAAAATAGCATAGATTGATCAGCTGTTTGGTCACCTTCTTCCAGAAAGTTACTTCCAATGTTCTCTACTCTCCTCTCCATTTTCTTCACAAGATTTAGCCCGCCCTGTAACAGGGTGATATCTGATAGTGTAATAGCTAGCTTATTCTCCAGTTCTTTAGCATTTTCAATTTCCtttatgattttcttctttttcttcactGTATCCTCCTTTGCAGCCTTAAATCTTTCACTGCTTTCTTTTCTCTGAGCTTCAACCTCCCCACAATCCTTAATGGCCTCAATTGTAGCCAACTCAACCAGTACATGCTCTACTTCAATTTCCTCAATCTCCCTCTTAACCGTTTCTAACGTGCTCGAATGGTGCTGCATACTCACCGTGGAGGAGTCTATTTCTTGTTCAGCCCTTCTCCTTTCTTGCAAAAGGGAAGTCATATCCAGCTTAAGCGTGCTCAATTCTCGTTTGATCGACTCCAATTCACTCATCACATCGGTATACCGAGAATTTCCGGTGCTCCATTCCCCTTCCCTTATTTTGTCCATCCTTAGCTTCTCCGCTTCTCG from Primulina tabacum isolate GXHZ01 chromosome 3, ASM2559414v2, whole genome shotgun sequence encodes:
- the LOC142539685 gene encoding protein PLASTID MOVEMENT IMPAIRED 2-like, encoding MDSGIRAGIGSNGGRGLEATLALKNIRANYPESLKAETRELHQARRRSIEYNQSRKHAESVIQEAESELSAAKATANEISRRVEESNARAKTDVREAEKLRMDKIREGEWSTGNSRYTDVMSELESIKRELSTLKLDMTSLLQERRRAEQEIDSSTVSMQHHSSTLETVKREIEEIEVEHVLVELATIEAIKDCGEVEAQRKESSERFKAAKEDTVKKKKKIIKEIENAKELENKLAITLSDITLLQGGLNLVKKMERRVENIGSNFLEEGDQTADQSMLFSITKELEATKKELASVRDDSFRFMTSMDVVRNELRHVMEETARVKKSEQKTEVIIPNLHSKLLKAKTKLEATSVAEYKANSIVSNLSLTLEQLKSESEKAKNELSLISEETEIIKADVQKTEMEIELAEERLQAALQDLKAIKASESKALDNLEAQIEITIRNRASASKRGSTITISKFEYEYLIGSAIGAKEIADKKVSAAHAWIEALKACEKEIMIKTELSRRESRELKVQEEREVRKTERLLSAKKVVEKELGHIRQKSAKSMEPEILRPANALRRKSMNRSFRMSPGKKAMSGRISATADHNASVTPRRISATKDHNASVKSRRISATTDHNASRVPSFRVKRRKQIIPNLTKFFGGKSNI